Part of the Cervus canadensis isolate Bull #8, Minnesota chromosome 15, ASM1932006v1, whole genome shotgun sequence genome is shown below.
AATGTccacagcagctttattcctaACAGTCCAAGCCCGAAAGTAATCCAAATGGAGAAACAGTCTGTCGGATATCCACAattaagtgaatggataaacaaattgtgttaTACCTACACATGGAATACTACCctacactaaaaagaaatgaactatcaatCCAGGCAACAAAATGGATTAATTTCAGAATAATTATGCTGAGAAAAAGAGTATATAACATAAAcagagaatatttaaaatgtgtgccTCAATTTACATAAAATCCTAGAAAATGCAAACCGATATTTAGGTACAGAAAACACACCAGTGGCTACATAGAGACAGACAGGCGGGAGAAAGGGCGTTTCAGAAGAGCATGAGGAAAACCCCAGGGTGGACACACTTACCGTCTTAATTGCGGTGTGGGTTCATGGATGGATATACATTACATATtccaaacaaaaaattttaaactttaaatatgGTAgcttattgtatgtcaattatgtaTTAATAAAGTTGTTCTAAAAGTGTAAAATCTGCCAGGACGAGGTCCCCATTCCCCCGGGGCACGAACAGCCTGAACGGCAAGTGTTGCTCCCATGTGAACCAGTATTTCCTTCTTAAATGACATAGTTCTTgagttcatttttcaaaaagaactaTTTAATTTACTGTATAGTACTTTAACTTCCATGATGAGAAATCTGcctccttcttttttgttttgttttgtttggttgcCCCACGTGGCATGCGGCATCTTGGTGCCTCGacaaggaatcgaacctgcgcctcctgcagtggaagcacagagccgtaaccactggaccccagggaagtccattgagcttagtttttaaaaatcaacatccaGGTAAAAATTTCATCCTGTTTTAGGGATAATTTTCTCCCAAAGTGGTTTCCTTAACTGTCTTTTGTGTCTATAGTCATCatgatttaattttgttttctatggtACAGTGAGGGTAAgttacttgatttttcttttttcatctgagTCTGGTTTAAATTATGGTTAAAAACAGGTTACTATagtctgttaatttttttattgccTAAATGAagtggtgtgtgtatatttacTGGGTATATCGTATTTTCAAGAAGAGAGGGAATAAAAAATTCTGCAAAGTGTAGCTCTTGCAGAACAAGCCTGGTGGTCTTTAGGTTAGGGATGCAGTTTATTGAGGGAACGCCGTTACGGTCTGCACTGCTCTCTCATGGGGATCTCGTCTGTCCCTGCTAAGATTTAGCACCAATAGACAAGACTGTTTGATTTTTCCTTGACTGTTACAACTGTTGTCATACTCACTATCTAAAACTAATTACCTTTAAATTTACAAGTACCAATACCTTACTTTTCCCAATACTGCTTTTAGGATGGTGACAGGGAAGTCAATCATAACATCAAGCCACTTAAGAATCTTCTGTGCCTTTTTTGTGATTACAATTTCCTTAATTCTGGTTAAGTGCTGATCATGAGTTTTGGGGCTATTTTTACTACTTATCTGGAGGAGGATGTATTTTTGATGGTATATCCTGTACTATGTATGCTAcatgctgtgttttgtttttgctgattacAAATAGGGCGATTATAAACGCTTGAGGTTTATGATATAAATCTTTTCTGGGACACACCTGAATATTTTCCTCATGAAAAGGTTTTcttgtaaatatttaacaaagataCAATGAAATTATAACATGAGTAGGTTGTAAATAAtatggttgattttctttagaaaataatgaCCTGGAATTGTCAATGGAACAGGTTTCTTAAGTCTGTTTATACGCTGAGAACCTACAGAACTTTTTGCTGATATAAATAAAGGAGGCCACATTTCACGGAGATTTTGACTCAGATGGCATCTATGAGTAACAGATTATCTGGTTCAATAAACTAGACCTTTATTTAAGGGGAGGAAAaatcaacagtaaagaatcaaaGCATAAGCAATACTTACCAGTACCGGAATTTTGAACCTAATGTAAAATAATGTgcaaaaaaattcttttgaggTGGAAGCGGTCTGTCCAAACGGAAGAATGTGTGATGTTCTACACATGCTTTCCACAAGTTTTTACATGCTCTGTAATTCACCATGTTAAATCCCAGTAATGTTTCTCTAGATTCATGCTGTAATAAATGACAAAAGGCAGAGAATATCATGAAAATGTCAGAATCTAatgctccatttattttttacagaTAAATATTCTAGTCCTACGAATACTAATCCTTCTTGTGTCTTTTCTGCTTATCCAATAAAGAAGCAGTAATATAAATAAGGTGGCAAAATGTGGACCTCATTTGGCAATGTTACAACTCATAGGAACTTTTACTTTAGAgcacagtgagaaataaatttagggcttcccttctggctcagctggtaaagaatctgcctgcaatatgagagacctaggttcgatccctgggttgggaagatcccctggagaagggaaaggcgacccactccagtattctggcttggagaattccatggactgtatagttcatggggttgcaaagagtcggacaggactgagcgactttcactttcacaaataaatttaaaacttgatATATACCTATTTTCAAAACTTAATAGctataatcatttcaaaatataaccCTTGCCCACAAATTAAACTTTAAGATATACCAACATACctttcaacaatatttttaaatttataaatctgTCTagattgtaaataaataaataaaaacattcagcACTTGTGAACACTATTctgaaactcattttaaaagtagaaacagGGTCCCATATTGAACTCGAGTTGGAAGAGGCGAGTCCGGTCTCAAAATGGAGGTAAAACCGCCGCCCGGTCGCCCCCAGCCCGACTCCggccgtcgccgccgccgccgccggggggAGGAGGGTCACGATCCCAAGGAACCAGAGCAGTTGAGAAAGCTGTTTATCGGTGGTCTGAGCTTTGAAACTACAGAtgatagcttaagagaacattttgaGAAATGGGGCACACTTACAGATTGTGTGGTGATGAGAGACCCCCAAACAAAGCGTTCCCGGGGCTTTGGTTTTGTGACTTACTCTTGTGTTGAAGAAGTGGATGCAGCAATGTGTGCTCGACCACACAAGGTTGATGGGCGTGTAGTGGAACCAAAGAGAGCTGTTTCTAGAGAGGATTCTGTAAAGCCTGGTGCCCATCTAACAGTGAAGAAAATTTTTGTTGGTGGTATtaaagaagatacagaagaatATAATTTGAGAGACTACTTTGAAAAGTATGGCAAGATTGAAACCATAGAAGTTATGGAAGACAGGCAGAGTGGAAAAAAGAGAGGATTTGCTTTTGTAACTTTTGATGATCATGATACAGTTGATAAAATTGTTGTTCAGAAATACCACACTATTAATGGGCATAATTGTGAAGTGAAAAAGGCCCTTTCTAAACAAGAGATGCAATCTGCTGGATCACAAAGAGGTCGTGGAGGTGGATCTGGCAACTTTATGGGTCGTGGCGGAAACTTTGGAGGTGGTGGAGGTAACTTTGGCCGTGGTGGAAACTTTGGTGGAAGAGGAGGctatggtggtggaggtggtggcagCCGAGGGAGTTATGGAGGAGGTGATGGTGGATACAATGGATTTGGAGGTGATGGTGGCAACTATGGCGGTGGTCCTGGTTATAGTAGTAGAGGAGGTTACGGTGGTGGTGGACCAGGATATGGAAACCAAGGTGGTGGATATGGTGGCGGTGGTGGAGGATATGATGGTTACAATGAAGGAGGAAATTTTGGAGGTGGTAACTATGGTGGTGGTGGAAACTATAATGATTTTGGAAATTATAGTGGACAACAGCAATCAAATTATGGACCCATGAAAGGGGGTAGTTTTGGTGGAAGAAGCTCGGGCAGTCCCTATGGTGGTGGTTATGGATCTGGTGGTGGAAGTGGTGGATATGGTAGCAGAAGGTTctaaaaactcagaagaaaagggCTACAGTTCTTAGCAGGAGAGAGAGCGAGGAGTTGTCAGGAAAGCTGCAGGTTACTTTGAGACAGTCGTCCCAAATGCGTTAGAGGAACTGTAAAAATCTGCCACAGAAGGAACGATGATCCATAGTCAGAAAAGTTACTGCAGCTTAAACAGGAAACCCTTCTTGTTCAGGACTGTCATAGCCACAGTTTGCAAAAAGTGCAGCTATTGATTAATGCAATGTAGTGTCAATTAGATGTACATTCCTGAGGTCTTTTTATCTGTTGtagctttgtctttttctttttcttttcattacatcAGGTATATTGCCCTGTAAATTGTGGTAGTGGTACCaggaataaaaaattaaggaatttttaacttttcaatatTTGTGTAGTTCAGTTTTTCTACATTTTAGTACAGAAACTTTAACAAAATGCAGTTTTGAAGGTGTTTCCTTGTGAGTTAGCAAGTAAAGAAGATCATTGTTAATTACTATTTTGTATGAATTTTGCTAAAGTTAACTGTAAAGAAACACCTGCTGACTTGCAGTTTAAGGGGAATCTATTCTCCCCATTTCCAAACCATGAAATGAATGGCTCTGACATGTGGAGAGAATAGATATTTGTATGTTTGCAATGTGTGTTTTAGATAATAGAATTGGGTATTTAAATTAGCATATTTGTGAATTTAATAGCATTAAGATTTACCTTCAaatgaaaaatctcaaaatttcaaaaaaaaaaaaaaataaaaaaaaaaaaataaataaaagtagaaacagaatagaaacaTTTCTTGAACTTCTAAAAAAATTTGGCACCAATTACTAttaatgttcaagctggttttagaaaaggcagaagaaccaaagatcaaattgccaacatccaatggatcatcaaaaacgcaagagagttccagaaaaacacctatttctgctttattgactacgccaaagcctttgactgtgtggatcacaataaactgtggaaaattctggaagagatgggaataccacaccatctgacctgcctcttgagaaacctgtatgcaggtcaggaagcaatagttagaactgaacatggaacaacagactggttctaaataggaaaaggagtacatcaaggctgtatattgtcaccctgcttatttaacttatatgcagagtacatcatgagaaacgctgggctggaaaaagcacaagctggaatcaagactgctgggagaaatatcaataacctcagatatgcagatgacaccacccttacggcagaaagggaagaggaaataaaaagcctcttgatgaaagtgaaagaggagagtaaaaaagttggcttaaagcttaacattcagaaaacttaagatcatggcatctggtcccatcacttcatggcaaatagatggggaaacagtggaaacagtgacagactttatttttttgggctccaaaatcactgcagatggtgactgcagccatgaaattaaaagatgcttacaccttggaaggaaagttatgacaaacctagatagcatattaaaaagcagagacattactttgccaacaaaggtccatctggtcaaggctacggtttttccagtggtcatgtatggatgtgagagttggactgtgaagagagctgagtgccaaaaaattgatgcttctgaactacagtattggagaagactcttgagagtcccttggactgcaaggagatccaaccagttcatcctggaGGAgagaagtcctgggtgttcattggaaggactgatgctgaagctgaaactccagtactttggctacctgatgcgaagagttgactcgttggaaaagatcctgatgctgggagggattgggggcaggaggagaagggggcgacagaggatgagatggctggatggcatcaccgactcgatgggcatgagttttagtaaactccgggagctggtgatggacagggaggcctgccatgctgcgattcatggggtcgcaaagagttggacacgacttagcgactgaactgaactatttaagTAAACCGTTTCACTGAAATAATAAACTATCTACAGCAAGGCAGATGTGTCATAAAAGTAGAGCTCTGATTTTCACAGTGTCTGTAACCTTTGACCCTCCCAACGTGATTCAGAAATGTGTCATTAGCAGCACTTGTGAGCATCCTTCATCCTCCCTTTCTACCAGATTACCTCTATAAAGGTGACTACCCCTCTGACTTTATGACCACAGTTTGGTTACACTTGTTTTCAATTTTACATACATGGACCCATACATGTATTATCTTGACTTCTTTTGTTCATTATTATGTTTCTATATTCCTCCATTTAATTGTGAAGTAGTAATTGACTCATTTTCACTCTACacagtattctattgtatgaagAGACCAAGTCATCCACTTACTGTTGACAGACATTTACTCTTTCTAGCTTGGTAATGTAAGAATATTGTTCCTATGTATATTCTTGTATTTTGTCTGATGCATGTAGGTGCGAATTTTTATTGTTGGATCATAGATGTCATGTGCTCACCTCTAGTAGATATCACCCAACAGTTTCCCAAGATCATTAGCTCAATATTCACTTCCTCCTACAAGCAATGAATGCTCTACATACTCCCAAATCACTGGGTTCACCAATCTTTTCATTACACTATTCTGATGGCTGTGAGGAATTATCGCATTCTggttataatttgcatttctctgctgtTTAACAAGGTTCATGTTACTGGACGAAGAGATATTCTCAGTTCTGTTCTCAACTCTGGAGTGTCTGTTCAAATCACTAATATATTTCTGGATTGACTTGGAGATACAACCAAGGACATGGTATGTGTGTTTATTATACACATATTCTATGCTATTTGCCACAGTTCTTAATTTTAACACAGTCCAAATTATCGATCTTCTCCTTTAATGTTCATTTACCTTCTACATCCTGTTAAGGCAATCTTTGCCTATCAAAAGGTtatgaagatttttttatgtaactaaaatatagtaaaatgtccatgtataaatattaaatggTGATGCTAGAaaattatatgttaaaatattacttattGATCACCAGAGAATTCTTAATTATGCTTAAGAGTTGCTTTGTATGTACTAACACTACCTCAGAGAATAGTTGTGAAGGCTAAATGATATGAAAATAGTTGATACACATTATCAGGCACATAGTAAGATCTCCAGAAATGTCAgatactatattattattattacaaataaCAACAGTACCACAggaagcaaaatggaaaaattgGCCCCAATATCACCTCCTACCAAAATAATTATCAAAAGTAAAATGTCTGTTCTCCAGTTTCCAGAcatgatttaatatattttattcctctaaacatttattgaaacatgTACAATAATGTTCATTAACAGCATTAATCATAATAGCCACATTCAGAAATAGCAAAACTGTCCATTAACATAACTAACGAATTGATAGTATATTCATTCAGTAGAACTCCACATAGCAATGGAGCAAACTACTGCTCTGCGAAACAACACAGACGAACTTCCCAATGCTACGGGAAAGAAGGCAGACAAAaacattctgtatgatttcatattttaaaagttcaaaacaGGACAAACTAATTCATGATGCTACAAATGAGAATAGTATTCACCTTTTGGGAGAGTTAATAACTGCTAGTGCATCAGCTGTATTAGCAATAATACCAGCTTCTGAGGTAGTAGTAATGGTCTACATAATAACATTGTATATTATATACCTATCAAGCACTATACTTAATTTCCGCCTGATTTACTTCAAAAactctcttcaaaaaatttcatGTTTTGTGAATATAAATGATGATGAATTATATTCAGTAGATCACGATCTTCTATAAAATGCATTTGATTCAAATACATTTTGCAAACATATAAACACCCTAAAGTATGCGTTAATTTGTCAAGACTTCTAATAATGTCAAAGGATAAGGCTAATTTAATTTGATGAAATAGATAAAAACCATTTATAAGATGACACTCTTTACAATTCTGTACTTTCTATGATAACTCAACATGTTGTATTTGTTGATAATATAAAAAAAGGACATTACCATTCTAACAAAGACAGGAAATGTACTACACGTTCATGaactataaacaaaactaaacactCAGATTCCCTACAATGAAATGAACTTACATATAAAAGGAAGTGCTACAGATTTAGTTTAAAACAAGAAAGATGCAAAGAAAAAGGACATATAAATTCTCAGTTACTGACCTTATGAATAGAATACGGGGACTGACAATGAATATCACAACTGAAATTAGTTTCTATGTTCAAGAGACAGCAGAACAGCTATCTAGAATAACCTTGGATCAGAACCACAGAAACACTGGAGAAATACTTTGTCACAAACTGTAAATTAATTAACTTAGTTGGCAGTTATTAATAGTATTAATAACACTTTTATTTACACTAAAAGTTCTGTAATGAAtaactatttatttctttataaacaaTTTATATTAATAAGAACAATACTCACCAATTCTTTTCTTAACTGAATAAAAAATTGTTTGCACTTAAAAgaaattttcacaattttcaacctggataaaaagagaatgaattgaagtatttaaaatattgaacaaaGATAAAAGTATCAACCAAAGAGTAGTAAAAAATAATCCTTTAATTGCATGTTTAGTAATATCTATTTAACTATATGTACATATGcactaaagaatatatatacatatacacattaaaaaattgaaagtttcgtcataaaaaaaaattagaatttatacgctcagttgagctattttaccAGAACATTTACTGTGAACTTATCCACTTTTCAATTTTGTAtccaaaaaataac
Proteins encoded:
- the LOC122453821 gene encoding heterogeneous nuclear ribonucleoprotein A3-like isoform X1 — encoded protein: MEVKPPPGRPQPDSGRRRRRRRGEEGHDPKEPEQLRKLFIGGLSFETTDDSLREHFEKWGTLTDCVVMRDPQTKRSRGFGFVTYSCVEEVDAAMCARPHKVDGRVVEPKRAVSREDSVKPGAHLTVKKIFVGGIKEDTEEYNLRDYFEKYGKIETIEVMEDRQSGKKRGFAFVTFDDHDTVDKIVVQKYHTINGHNCEVKKALSKQEMQSAGSQRGRGGGSGNFMGRGGNFGGGGGNFGRGGNFGGRGGYGGGGGGSRGSYGGGDGGYNGFGGDGGNYGGGPGYSSRGGYGGGGPGYGNQGGGYGGGGGGYDGYNEGGNFGGGNYGGGGNYNDFGNYSGQQQSNYGPMKGGSFGGRSSGSPYGGGYGSGGGSGGYGSRRF
- the LOC122453821 gene encoding heterogeneous nuclear ribonucleoprotein A3-like isoform X2, with protein sequence MEGHDPKEPEQLRKLFIGGLSFETTDDSLREHFEKWGTLTDCVVMRDPQTKRSRGFGFVTYSCVEEVDAAMCARPHKVDGRVVEPKRAVSREDSVKPGAHLTVKKIFVGGIKEDTEEYNLRDYFEKYGKIETIEVMEDRQSGKKRGFAFVTFDDHDTVDKIVVQKYHTINGHNCEVKKALSKQEMQSAGSQRGRGGGSGNFMGRGGNFGGGGGNFGRGGNFGGRGGYGGGGGGSRGSYGGGDGGYNGFGGDGGNYGGGPGYSSRGGYGGGGPGYGNQGGGYGGGGGGYDGYNEGGNFGGGNYGGGGNYNDFGNYSGQQQSNYGPMKGGSFGGRSSGSPYGGGYGSGGGSGGYGSRRF